A window from Candidatus Bathyarchaeota archaeon encodes these proteins:
- a CDS encoding SDR family NAD(P)-dependent oxidoreductase gives MKNSTKDSTILVTGGAGFIGSHLVSRLVELGYRVVILDNLYTGKLENLSSVLRSGLVDFVKGDITDQMTVKQCVTDADCVIHLAAQTSVPFSVADPDFNNKVNIDGSRILLEECVSHSVKKFVFVSSCAVYGDPTYLPLDEHHPTNPISPYAESKRVIEKECLRLNAEHLLNSVVLRFFNVYGARQGLNDYSGVITKFMDRIKSKQSLVIYGDGSQTRDFVYVEDIVNSIVLAYESSTVLGEIFNVGSGVATSIEELAQTMLRLTGANSQISYLPYRPGEIRCSYANISKANELLGYKPQFLLPRGLRDLLSWNGLLSS, from the coding sequence ATGAAAAACTCAACTAAAGATAGCACCATTTTGGTGACTGGTGGTGCTGGTTTTATTGGCAGTCATCTTGTTTCTAGATTAGTGGAACTTGGTTATCGAGTTGTAATTTTGGACAACTTGTATACTGGTAAATTAGAGAACCTTAGTTCTGTTCTGAGGTCCGGTTTAGTTGATTTTGTTAAAGGCGACATAACGGATCAAATGACTGTTAAACAATGTGTCACTGATGCTGATTGCGTTATTCATCTTGCTGCCCAAACAAGTGTACCATTTTCTGTTGCAGACCCAGATTTCAACAATAAAGTCAATATCGATGGCTCCCGTATTTTGCTGGAGGAATGCGTTAGCCATTCGGTTAAGAAATTTGTTTTTGTTTCTTCCTGCGCAGTTTATGGTGACCCCACCTATTTACCCTTAGATGAACATCATCCGACAAATCCTATTTCGCCTTACGCTGAATCCAAACGGGTCATCGAGAAGGAGTGCCTTCGGCTTAACGCTGAGCATCTGTTGAATTCAGTTGTTCTGCGATTTTTTAATGTCTATGGGGCTCGGCAAGGATTAAATGATTACAGTGGCGTCATCACCAAGTTCATGGACCGCATCAAATCAAAGCAGTCACTAGTCATCTATGGTGATGGCTCGCAAACTAGAGACTTCGTCTACGTTGAAGACATAGTGAATTCAATTGTGCTAGCGTATGAAAGTTCTACAGTACTCGGCGAGATTTTCAATGTTGGATCAGGTGTAGCGACCTCGATCGAGGAGCTTGCGCAAACTATGTTGAGATTGACGGGGGCAAACTCCCAAATATCTTATTTACCGTACCGACCAGGCGAAATTCGATGCAGCTACGCCAATATTTCTAAGGCAAATGAGCTTTTAGGTTACAAACCACAATTTTTGCTGCCTCGCGGGCTCAGGGACTTGCTAAGTTGGAATGGTTTGCTTAGCAGTTAA
- a CDS encoding DUF1616 domain-containing protein yields MPESVNDREQIKKLMLHFVKAEKPATVQQLLDIMKLKYSISDEIMFEIIENEREIFFDQKKGRFLTLWDHFLSENATWFWVTILLSMVATIVAFIPSDFFLVVYLRYGLGILIISFLPGFACVKALHLERGENKSSSETTLKRTEQVALSIAISLVIAPLVCLFLNYSPWGITLVPLMLSLLGLTVIFSVIALIIQYYSLAHL; encoded by the coding sequence ATGCCTGAATCTGTGAACGATAGAGAACAAATAAAGAAACTAATGCTTCACTTTGTTAAAGCTGAAAAGCCCGCTACAGTTCAGCAACTTTTAGACATAATGAAGCTGAAATACTCAATTTCAGATGAAATTATGTTCGAGATCATTGAAAATGAGAGAGAAATATTTTTCGATCAGAAAAAGGGCCGATTTCTTACATTATGGGACCATTTTTTATCGGAGAACGCAACATGGTTTTGGGTGACCATTCTGCTATCTATGGTCGCAACAATAGTTGCATTTATACCTAGCGATTTCTTCCTTGTTGTGTATCTTCGGTATGGGTTGGGTATTCTAATTATTTCCTTTTTACCTGGGTTTGCTTGCGTTAAGGCGTTACATCTTGAAAGAGGCGAAAACAAAAGCTCTTCTGAAACTACCTTAAAAAGAACCGAACAAGTTGCGCTCAGTATTGCCATTAGCTTAGTTATAGCTCCGCTGGTGTGTCTGTTTTTAAATTACTCGCCATGGGGGATAACGTTAGTGCCCCTGATGCTAAGTTTACTTGGGCTGACTGTAATCTTTTCCGTAATAGCGCTAATTATTCAATATTATAGTCTGGCACATCTCTAA
- a CDS encoding Coenzyme F420 hydrogenase/dehydrogenase, beta subunit C-terminal domain: MKPAIEEIGKNRCAGCYACQSSCPSHAISTSLNDEGFLLPNIDKNKCTLCGICQHYCPILNLPEENPSVPQVIAASSQNDELRLQSSSGGIFSELARQIIDNNGLVFGAAFDENFNLRHICAETDENLALLRGSKYVQSQIGNAYLDVLNSLKEKRPTLFCGTPCQTAALKNLVEKESTAQGVQKLYLCDVICHGVGSQLVFEEYLSYLSLKKASRLVEYSFRDKRLSWENFGSKARFADDSEYFKLHRRDSFMVGYLRNIYLRESCYNCPFAKVPRISDITLGDFWGAPKNLFDKRGLSVVLINNSKGKDLINTLENVKKHNISLDQVKKENPRVAEQSIYKSPQREDFFKTLKVRGYPDAVEIFLKPHVSFADSFLMVKSGLKKV; this comes from the coding sequence TTGAAGCCTGCGATAGAAGAAATAGGCAAGAATAGATGCGCTGGCTGCTATGCTTGTCAAAGTTCTTGTCCATCACACGCCATTTCAACGTCATTAAATGATGAGGGCTTTTTGCTTCCGAATATTGATAAAAACAAATGCACACTTTGCGGGATTTGTCAACACTATTGTCCTATACTTAATCTGCCTGAAGAAAACCCCTCTGTCCCTCAAGTTATTGCAGCCTCATCGCAAAATGATGAATTAAGGCTTCAGAGCTCCTCTGGAGGCATCTTTTCGGAGCTGGCAAGGCAAATTATTGATAATAATGGCTTGGTTTTTGGGGCAGCTTTTGATGAAAATTTTAATTTAAGGCACATCTGTGCGGAAACAGATGAGAACTTGGCACTTCTAAGAGGTTCAAAATATGTTCAAAGTCAAATAGGTAACGCTTACTTAGATGTCTTAAACTCATTAAAGGAAAAAAGGCCAACTCTTTTTTGTGGTACCCCCTGCCAAACTGCCGCCTTGAAAAATCTCGTAGAAAAAGAAAGCACTGCGCAAGGTGTTCAGAAACTATATTTGTGTGATGTCATCTGTCATGGTGTTGGATCGCAACTAGTTTTTGAAGAATACTTGTCATATTTGTCTCTCAAAAAGGCTTCTCGACTGGTAGAATACAGCTTTCGGGATAAGCGTCTTAGTTGGGAAAACTTCGGTTCTAAAGCACGGTTTGCCGACGATTCAGAGTATTTTAAGCTTCACAGACGCGATTCTTTCATGGTGGGATATTTAAGAAACATTTACCTTCGGGAATCATGCTATAACTGCCCTTTTGCGAAAGTTCCAAGAATATCTGATATCACGCTTGGTGACTTTTGGGGAGCGCCCAAGAATCTTTTTGACAAACGGGGTTTGTCGGTAGTTTTAATCAACAATTCAAAAGGTAAAGATTTGATTAATACCCTTGAAAATGTAAAAAAACATAACATTTCGCTTGATCAGGTTAAAAAGGAAAATCCGCGAGTCGCTGAACAATCCATTTATAAGTCTCCCCAAAGGGAAGATTTCTTTAAGACTTTAAAAGTGCGCGGGTATCCTGATGCCGTTGAAATTTTCCTTAAACCTCATGTAAGCTTTGCTGATAGCTTTCTGATGGTAAAATCTGGTTTAAAAAAGGTTTAA
- a CDS encoding polysaccharide pyruvyl transferase family protein codes for MVKIVILSANDTQNYGSAMMCINLIYYLSKKMGPNISFIVDALKENDIKRLTDETGNTPKILWMPTKRVHHKGQKLKEAMKEVRGAFLSAINILSLTPTCVIDVGGDNLGEYYYGGDIALNLAKVRLLSSRTPVFFAGQTIGPFYSWRKLIVGPLLSKCHIYARDRASYNYALNVLHCQNVIETRDLAFLDLPKQSNLNWMNAPLKKYGIKSNSYVTIVVSGLSHFYTSKRENYVRCWVRILENVATMTRLESYKLVLLPHVLTASHDDRKIIAQIKERMEKSLQDRFVFINDVLLPSEARSILGNGLFTITGRMHAAVSTLQMGKPALSISSSDKFDGVIKRGLNLDELVIDADIPSLWDSGEVVNILSGRVNYLLDNYENIIARILSAVKCNKERALTQIDSMADTLKELEN; via the coding sequence TTGGTAAAAATTGTTATCTTAAGTGCTAATGACACACAAAACTATGGTTCGGCGATGATGTGCATAAATCTAATTTATTATCTTTCTAAAAAGATGGGTCCAAATATTTCTTTTATAGTTGATGCTTTAAAAGAAAATGATATTAAACGGCTAACCGATGAAACAGGCAACACACCAAAAATCCTTTGGATGCCAACGAAGAGGGTTCATCATAAAGGTCAAAAACTCAAAGAAGCGATGAAGGAAGTTAGGGGCGCCTTCTTGTCAGCCATAAATATCCTTTCATTAACTCCAACCTGTGTTATTGATGTCGGCGGTGATAATCTGGGCGAGTATTATTACGGCGGTGACATAGCTTTGAATTTAGCCAAAGTACGCTTATTATCTTCCCGAACTCCTGTGTTTTTTGCTGGTCAAACGATAGGTCCTTTCTACTCTTGGCGCAAGTTAATTGTCGGACCGCTGTTAAGTAAATGCCATATCTATGCAAGGGACCGAGCGTCATATAATTATGCGCTTAACGTTCTCCATTGCCAGAATGTTATTGAAACAAGGGACCTTGCTTTTTTAGATTTACCTAAACAATCAAACCTAAATTGGATGAATGCGCCTCTTAAAAAATACGGAATAAAAAGCAACTCATATGTAACGATAGTTGTCTCGGGTCTAAGCCATTTTTACACTTCTAAGCGCGAGAATTATGTCCGCTGTTGGGTGCGTATTTTGGAGAATGTCGCTACAATGACTCGTTTGGAAAGCTACAAATTAGTACTGTTGCCTCACGTTTTGACTGCGAGCCATGATGACCGAAAAATAATAGCTCAAATTAAAGAAAGAATGGAAAAAAGCCTTCAAGACAGATTTGTCTTCATAAATGATGTTCTCTTGCCGAGCGAAGCGCGAAGCATTCTCGGAAATGGTTTGTTCACAATAACTGGTAGGATGCACGCTGCGGTCTCAACTTTGCAAATGGGTAAGCCCGCCTTATCAATATCTTCCAGCGATAAATTCGATGGGGTTATTAAAAGAGGTCTCAATTTAGACGAACTTGTTATAGATGCAGATATTCCCAGTCTTTGGGATTCAGGTGAAGTCGTAAATATACTCTCTGGGCGCGTCAATTATTTACTTGATAACTACGAGAATATTATTGCACGGATCCTGTCTGCTGTGAAGTGCAACAAGGAAAGGGCCTTAACTCAAATTGATTCAATGGCCGATACACTTAAGGAGTTGGAGAATTGA
- a CDS encoding glycosyltransferase — MPAVSVVIPTKNRSRLLNNAIQSILLQSFKDFEVLIIDSASTDNTKEIVSSFKDPRLNYFFLKSDKGVCAARNLGLTKAKGDFIAFLDDDDMWLPHKLQVQYDILKSQSDFDGVFESSYYVLIDESRKVALLRKPQTFQNLYYSLLAENILGNCSGLLLKRACIDELSFDENLKAAEDWDFVIRLSKQFSLAQINEPLVYYRVHRHQLSKKYSYSIDALHRIMKKNLKEVLKAPNRNEILYKWFMSLGSYYLKSGFKAKARWCYSRAINYNHGSLRGYFSFTLACLGTNAYKIAMNYAAMIDVQYL; from the coding sequence ATGCCTGCTGTCTCGGTTGTAATTCCGACTAAAAATCGTTCTCGCTTATTGAATAATGCAATCCAGAGTATCCTGTTGCAGTCCTTCAAAGATTTCGAAGTTTTGATAATTGATTCTGCCTCAACGGATAATACAAAAGAGATTGTTTCCTCTTTTAAAGATCCTAGGTTGAATTATTTTTTCCTTAAATCTGACAAAGGCGTTTGTGCAGCAAGAAACTTGGGGCTAACAAAAGCTAAAGGTGACTTTATTGCTTTCTTGGATGACGATGATATGTGGTTGCCCCATAAGCTTCAGGTCCAGTATGACATCTTGAAAAGTCAAAGTGATTTTGACGGAGTTTTTGAATCCTCTTACTATGTTCTCATTGATGAATCCCGGAAAGTTGCACTTCTTCGAAAGCCTCAAACTTTTCAAAATTTGTATTATTCTCTTTTAGCTGAAAATATTCTGGGGAATTGTTCAGGTCTACTTTTGAAACGTGCTTGCATTGATGAACTGAGCTTTGACGAAAATCTGAAGGCAGCGGAGGATTGGGATTTTGTCATTCGCTTAAGTAAACAGTTTAGTCTTGCCCAAATAAATGAGCCCTTGGTCTATTACCGAGTACATAGGCATCAACTTAGCAAGAAATATTCCTATAGTATTGATGCCCTTCATCGCATAATGAAAAAGAACTTGAAAGAAGTATTGAAGGCACCCAATCGAAATGAGATTCTGTACAAATGGTTTATGTCCCTTGGAAGCTATTACCTAAAATCTGGTTTTAAGGCAAAAGCAAGGTGGTGCTACAGTCGAGCTATTAACTATAACCACGGCAGCCTTCGCGGTTATTTCTCTTTCACCCTTGCCTGTCTTGGAACAAACGCTTACAAGATAGCGATGAATTATGCAGCAATGATAGATGTGCAATATCTTTAG